One genomic segment of Pleurocapsa minor HA4230-MV1 includes these proteins:
- a CDS encoding branched-chain amino acid transaminase yields the protein MHNFLEIAYFQNRFVPFKEANISIATHALHYGTGAFGGMRGIPNPDNAEQILLFRLDRHCNRLSDSAKLLGYDLPAAKIQQIIIDFVQKNQPNKPFYIRPFVYTSDLGIAPRLHKIEKDFFVYGLELGDYLPPDGISCRISSWYRQEDRSLPLRGKISGAYITSSLAKTEAVESGFDEAILMNSQGKICEASGMNIFMVRNNKLITPGFNQDILEGITRDSVLTIARDMGIEVEERAIDKTELLIAEEVFLSGTAAKVTPVKQIESYHLSTERPITEKIKAKLTSITKNQEPKYQDWIYTVDC from the coding sequence ATGCATAATTTTTTAGAAATAGCCTACTTTCAAAATAGATTTGTTCCTTTTAAAGAAGCAAATATCTCCATCGCCACTCATGCTCTTCACTACGGAACAGGTGCTTTTGGTGGAATGAGAGGTATTCCTAATCCAGATAATGCTGAACAAATATTATTATTTAGGCTAGATCGTCACTGTAATCGTTTGAGTGATAGCGCCAAGCTACTTGGTTATGATTTACCAGCAGCAAAAATTCAGCAAATTATTATTGATTTTGTGCAGAAAAATCAGCCCAATAAACCTTTTTATATTCGTCCTTTTGTTTATACCTCTGACTTAGGTATTGCTCCTCGACTGCATAAAATTGAAAAAGACTTTTTTGTTTATGGATTAGAACTAGGGGATTATTTACCTCCTGATGGCATTAGCTGTCGTATTAGTTCTTGGTATCGTCAAGAAGATCGGAGTTTACCTCTACGGGGTAAGATCAGCGGCGCATATATTACTTCTTCCCTGGCTAAAACCGAAGCAGTAGAATCTGGTTTTGATGAGGCAATTTTGATGAATTCTCAAGGTAAAATTTGCGAAGCATCAGGAATGAATATCTTTATGGTGAGAAACAATAAATTAATCACGCCTGGGTTTAATCAAGATATTTTAGAAGGTATTACTAGAGATAGCGTGCTGACTATTGCCAGGGATATGGGGATTGAAGTCGAAGAAAGAGCAATTGATAAAACCGAATTACTAATTGCTGAAGAAGTATTTTTAAGCGGTACAGCAGCAAAAGTAACTCCTGTAAAACAAATTGAAAGCTATCATTTGTCTACCGAGCGACCAATTACCGAAAAAATTAAAGCCAAACTAACTTCAATTACTAAAAATCAAGAGCCAAAATATCAAGATTGGATTTATACAGTTGATTGCTAG
- a CDS encoding TIGR00725 family protein — MAQVVVGVMGAGDLATHEDTELAYQLGKSIAENGWILLTGGRKVGVMEAASQGAKASGGTVIGILPGNNKLEMSDAVDIAIVTDLGNGRNNINVLSCDLVIACGMGLGTASEVALALKNNRPIILLHQQEVTYQFFSHLASEQVFSAENVEQAIALSQEILLP; from the coding sequence ATGGCTCAAGTTGTAGTTGGAGTGATGGGTGCGGGAGATTTAGCAACTCACGAAGATACCGAACTGGCTTATCAGCTAGGTAAATCAATTGCAGAAAATGGCTGGATTTTGCTGACAGGAGGTAGAAAAGTAGGAGTCATGGAGGCAGCCAGCCAAGGTGCAAAAGCAAGTGGCGGAACAGTAATCGGTATTTTGCCTGGCAATAATAAACTAGAAATGTCTGATGCAGTCGATATTGCCATCGTTACTGATTTGGGCAATGGACGCAATAATATTAATGTCTTGTCTTGCGATCTTGTGATTGCCTGTGGTATGGGTTTGGGGACAGCTTCAGAAGTTGCTTTGGCGTTGAAAAATAATCGACCTATAATTTTGCTTCATCAACAAGAAGTAACCTATCAATTCTTTAGTCATTTGGCTTCAGAACAAGTTTTTTCGGCAGAAAATGTGGAACAAGCGATCGCTCTAAGCCAAGAAATTTTGCTCCCTTAG
- a CDS encoding response regulator transcription factor: protein MINILVADDQNFVRKTLESYLEPESDLQIVGFAKNGEVAIAKVAELKPDVVLMDIEMPVMDGFAATETIAQKYADTKVLMLSIHNQKQDVARALKLGAKGYWLKNTTAKELANAIRYVHKGYFQLALELVDKHLAKTMTLDSLPKQDLELSEKLNMVDTVLAKIEQKIDSLEELTPHSLNETVEAIVKQELSHNKERDANLQFRCDRLKQQLKRHEQKTNLAIKILTITNFSLFVAILAIGYLSFSK from the coding sequence ATGATCAATATTCTCGTAGCTGACGATCAAAATTTTGTCCGTAAAACTTTAGAGTCGTATCTCGAACCAGAATCAGATCTTCAGATTGTTGGTTTTGCTAAAAATGGTGAAGTGGCGATCGCTAAAGTAGCAGAGCTAAAGCCAGATGTAGTGTTGATGGATATTGAGATGCCAGTCATGGATGGTTTTGCAGCTACCGAAACTATTGCTCAAAAATATGCCGATACTAAAGTTTTAATGCTTAGTATTCACAATCAAAAACAAGACGTTGCTCGTGCCTTAAAGCTAGGTGCCAAGGGCTATTGGCTTAAAAACACCACAGCTAAAGAATTAGCTAATGCCATTCGCTATGTCCACAAAGGATATTTTCAACTAGCTCTAGAATTAGTAGACAAGCACTTGGCAAAGACTATGACATTGGATTCTTTGCCCAAGCAAGATCTGGAGTTGAGCGAAAAGCTCAACATGGTAGATACAGTTTTAGCCAAAATAGAACAAAAAATTGATTCTTTAGAAGAACTAACGCCTCACAGCCTGAACGAAACCGTAGAAGCGATTGTCAAGCAGGAGCTGTCTCACAATAAAGAGCGTGATGCTAATTTACAGTTTAGATGCGATCGACTTAAACAACAGTTAAAGAGACACGAACAGAAAACAAATTTAGCCATTAAGATCCTGACGATTACTAATTTCAGCTTGTTTGTGGCTATTTTGGCGATAGGTTATTTGAGCTTCAGCAAGTAA